The following proteins come from a genomic window of Larimichthys crocea isolate SSNF chromosome III, L_crocea_2.0, whole genome shotgun sequence:
- the LOC113744469 gene encoding vegetative cell wall protein gp1-like — MKGTQRELQQHPPAEMAFRYLMDRFADSEMNPSRPVQQVIPMPHVVPAADREAERPRPPTLPVGQVPPRRNGIPQQQQDPAFSLGALFPAPNAAFYPLPFLAPFPAPFLAPYPAPFLAPYPAPYLSPYPSPYPAPYPAPYTYPFANRYAFPHAAPAFPHAHAAPAFPPAPTPAPAPALPLAPASAPAPAPALAPASAPAPAPAPASASASASAPAPAPAPAPTFPPAPALAPVPAPTPAPASAPTFPPAPALAPVPAPTPAPAFPQAEESSRPPSPVFPSTRGRSRLLRGDGAAG, encoded by the exons ATGAAAGGCACTCAGAGAGAGCTACAGCAACATCCACCTGCTGAAATGGCTTTTCGTTACCTGATGGACAGATTCGCTGACTCTGAAA TGAATCCCTCACGTCCAGTGCAGCAGGTCATCCCAATGCCTCACGTGGTGCCTGCTGCTGACAGAGAAGCCGAGAGGCCCAGGCCCCCCACTCTTCCTGTCGGGCAGGTCCCACCACGGCGCAATGGGATACCACAGCAACAGCAAGATCCTGCTTTCTCTTTGGGAGCTCTTTTCCCTGCTCCCAATGCTGCTTTCTATCCTCTTCCCTTCCTTGCCCCCTTCCCTGCTCCCTTCCTTGCTCCCTACCCTGCTCCCTTCCTTGCTCCCTACCCTGCTCCATACCTTTCTCCTTACCCTTCTCCCTACCCTGCTCCATACCCTGCTCCTTATACTTATCCTTTTGCCAACCGTTATGCATTTCCTCATGCTGCTCCTGCATTTCCTCATGCTCATGCTGCTCCTGCTTTTCCTCCTGCTCCcactcctgctcctgctcctgcatTGCCTCTTGCTCCTGCTTCTGCTCccgctcctgctcctgctcttgCTCCTGCTTCTGCTCccgctcctgctcctgctcctgcttctgcttctgcttctgcttctgctccCGCTCccgctcctgctcctgctcctacATTTCCTCCTGCTCCCGCCCTTGCCCCTGTTCCTGCTCCTACTCCTGCTCCTGCTTCTGCTCCTACATTTCCTCCTGCTCCCGCCCTTGCCCCTGTTCCTGCTCCTACTCCTGCTCCTGCTTTTCCGCAGGCGGAGGAGAGCAGCAGACCACCCTCTCCTGTGTTTCCCTCAACCAGGGGGAGAAGCCGTCTCCTAAGAGGCGACGGTGCCGCTGGATGA